Proteins from one Desulfonema limicola genomic window:
- a CDS encoding lytic transglycosylase domain-containing protein: MKTRYFILFFGVLCLLFPYSGGVCTAKADTSIEDIAAHVQEVEKQTGIPAYILLAVIKVESDFDANAVSEKQALGLMQVKRGTAAEVNVDPEKLFDPFHNILAGARYIKKQLKRFNGSWALAFSAYYMGPEKIKNRSQLTEPELRGLVRHMKRLNKYIRHYSDQNS, from the coding sequence ATGAAAACAAGATATTTTATTCTATTTTTTGGAGTGCTGTGCCTTTTGTTTCCCTATTCCGGTGGAGTCTGCACAGCTAAAGCTGACACAAGCATTGAAGATATTGCCGCCCATGTGCAGGAAGTCGAAAAACAAACCGGCATCCCTGCATACATCCTTTTGGCTGTTATCAAGGTAGAATCCGACTTTGACGCAAATGCAGTGTCAGAAAAACAGGCCCTGGGTTTGATGCAGGTGAAGCGGGGAACCGCCGCCGAGGTGAATGTTGATCCTGAAAAACTTTTTGACCCCTTCCATAATATACTGGCCGGGGCAAGGTATATAAAAAAACAATTGAAAAGATTCAATGGGTCTTGGGCGCTGGCTTTTTCAGCATATTACATGGGGCCGGAAAAGATTAAGAACCGGTCGCAGCTTACAGAACCTGAACTCAGGGGACTTGTCAGGCATATGAAGCGTTTGAATAAATACATCAGGCATTATTCAGATCAAAACTCCTGA
- a CDS encoding Ig-like domain-containing protein codes for MKKNIKVFKLISIIAIFSIIISFFTIDSFAARIGNNYEQQMPVPGVKAPSVRIKTLSSINPGESVDLTANETVDEKNGASSFFYWYADRGSFEVNPAYPDYSTVTYTAPAASDTVNISVRVGDTLGYVAKDTVSITVGDGATVDPGDLTPVNEDCTYTVTPSDWQQVYHTEYLLTAERTATNKSIGHFRIQPEFDNQLWDYSGHVQVIINGSPVTLYEDSELQIVHGPSYGYHPGGQGFEIWFDADFSSHKSITLHQSEDSAFGGWDTVWMMKAKCPVSVKNGTPDLTVKNAEAEPLRMAPGEVVNTRVRISNIGDASANASTLGCYLSVNGSTWDSSDILMYQEKVKTIIDGRNAYVETDVTIPENFDSGDYYLIFRADDEGIINEENTDNNEANVRIEVRDGADLTVSHTDIVKANVTPGKSVTLSARVTNSGGTGTLAASRLGYYLSLDEEWDSSDTLLGTNYFGSLLPAQSESFTRTFTIPASLPFGHHYIIFYADYDKNVSETNTDNNRVPVSIQVNYSKEMTVFIPNAQTSWSAGRDQTIEWTSNLGGTVKIELYKSLTRKIVISNSAPNNGSFIWKIAADLTPDTNYWIKIISNADTSISDDSERFAITYPQTLTLMTPGNNDIWGYGTTRNITWSSSFKGIVDIDLYKAGSFYRTVDRAVETTSVSDNTYAWIIPSDIPEGADYQISVTHSSDRSTFDMNDGYFSIADPNANNDPVAIDDSATTEQETAVIISVLANDNPIDGETLKISAITQGENGTVVINGDNTITYTPASGFAGSDYFTYTVISTGNGVKTATVYITVSEGIVICDTWELPPGAGTLAKDEAGNVYAVGGFRDSITLGNDSPVTLTADGLSAIYIAKYSPSGSLIWAQKATAEYGEIAPNIAVDKTGNLYISGYYQYTMNIYNGDAVFKTLSEEGIGGYEVFIAKYNPLGQPVWAEMAGGQWDDFGESLMVDSASGYLYIGGSFDGILNLGSGASATTLNSADDNVDMFLAKYTLNGTLVWAKNVAGGTASIFSIASDGADGVLATGYYEENVTFSGASPVTLTGTRSRQFFIAEFSADNGQAKWAQKANGYNSIGRDVAVDDTGNIYVTGTFNQTCDFYNGNTVFKTLNNYQDRDEMFMIKYNANGTPEWIRQAGGSSYDSGEAITFDGNKNPVFIGSFYQYPAEFTKDASGQTIVSNTSGIATYDANGNFQGFMEPGTGMLIAETSGNPAIIGKDGVVSPCGTISVNNPPVVVDDTANTIEEQPVTINVLDNDSDPDGDTLSVTNVTQGANGGVMIDTGGLTVTYTPNAGFMGTDTFEYTVSDGNGGVSTASVSILVESGASALSVTDIQPSDTGAVTVNQVFTFTLNEPVTAGTCYSSISLEDSNGTSVSINTVINGNGLTIEPATTLASGMDYILTIPVCALEGATGGNALSEDILHAFTTESGSTSVIFTDITAGNDHTVALDSDGNVWAWGGNNYGQVGDGSVEDRLTPVQVQGVSNITEIAAGAWHTLALDIYGSVWAWGYNPDGQLGNGTQINSSVPVNVSGLTDIIAIATGNSHSIALKGDGTVWTWGKNSSYQLGHGLGDTTDELIPGQVPNLFNVIDIAGGYNFTTVLKQDRTVWSWGRNDRGQLGTGDIIDRKVPAQALLAANADSIYGTLGTRAFAIMTDGTVWGWGYNGMNGAVGNGSGWDQPFPVKVLDNATDLSGGEWHTIALTSDGTIKAWGRNDEGEYGNGTTNYSSTPVPGADISNVINIEAGRVFTVALKENGTIWCWGYNGKGQLGNNTTENALIPVQVIIK; via the coding sequence ATGAAAAAAAATATAAAAGTTTTCAAATTGATAAGCATAATTGCCATATTTTCAATTATCATAAGCTTTTTTACCATAGACTCTTTTGCAGCCAGAATCGGCAATAACTATGAACAGCAAATGCCTGTTCCCGGCGTAAAAGCACCTTCGGTAAGAATAAAAACTCTTTCCAGTATTAATCCCGGTGAAAGCGTTGATCTTACTGCAAATGAAACAGTTGATGAAAAAAATGGAGCAAGCTCTTTTTTCTACTGGTATGCAGACAGAGGAAGCTTTGAAGTCAATCCTGCATATCCTGATTACAGCACGGTTACATACACTGCACCGGCTGCATCCGATACTGTTAATATTTCTGTAAGGGTCGGCGATACGTTAGGATATGTTGCAAAAGATACAGTTTCAATTACAGTCGGCGACGGCGCTACTGTTGACCCTGGCGATCTCACGCCTGTGAACGAAGACTGCACCTACACAGTCACACCTTCGGACTGGCAGCAGGTTTATCATACAGAATATCTTCTCACGGCTGAAAGAACTGCAACTAACAAATCCATCGGCCATTTCCGTATTCAGCCGGAATTTGACAATCAGCTTTGGGATTACAGCGGGCATGTTCAGGTTATTATTAACGGTTCCCCGGTAACATTGTATGAAGACTCGGAACTGCAAATTGTTCACGGACCAAGTTACGGATACCATCCCGGAGGACAAGGTTTTGAAATCTGGTTTGATGCGGATTTTTCCAGCCATAAAAGCATTACCCTTCATCAGAGTGAAGATTCGGCATTCGGCGGATGGGATACGGTCTGGATGATGAAAGCCAAATGTCCGGTATCTGTGAAAAACGGCACACCTGATTTGACTGTAAAAAACGCTGAAGCCGAACCTCTGCGTATGGCTCCGGGTGAAGTTGTCAATACACGGGTGAGAATATCCAATATCGGAGATGCCTCTGCAAATGCATCCACACTTGGCTGTTATCTATCTGTCAATGGCAGCACATGGGATTCATCTGATATTCTCATGTATCAGGAGAAAGTCAAAACAATTATTGACGGAAGAAATGCCTATGTGGAAACAGATGTCACCATTCCTGAAAATTTTGATTCCGGCGACTATTACCTGATCTTCCGTGCAGATGATGAAGGAATCATAAATGAAGAAAATACAGATAACAATGAAGCAAATGTCCGCATTGAAGTAAGGGACGGCGCTGATCTGACCGTCAGCCATACAGATATTGTCAAAGCCAATGTAACACCAGGAAAATCCGTAACCCTGTCCGCAAGAGTTACCAACAGCGGCGGAACAGGAACCCTTGCAGCATCAAGGCTTGGATATTATCTGTCACTTGATGAAGAATGGGACAGTTCGGATACTCTGCTGGGAACAAACTATTTTGGATCACTTCTTCCTGCACAGAGTGAATCATTTACACGGACATTCACAATTCCTGCAAGCCTGCCTTTTGGACATCATTATATCATTTTTTATGCAGATTATGATAAAAATGTGAGTGAAACCAATACGGATAACAACCGGGTACCTGTCAGCATCCAAGTAAACTATTCAAAGGAAATGACAGTCTTTATACCCAATGCTCAAACATCATGGTCAGCAGGCAGAGATCAGACTATTGAATGGACCAGCAATCTCGGCGGAACCGTTAAAATTGAATTGTATAAAAGTCTGACCCGTAAAATTGTTATCTCAAATTCCGCACCAAACAATGGTTCTTTTATTTGGAAAATAGCAGCAGACCTGACACCGGATACTAATTATTGGATAAAAATCATCAGCAATGCCGACACATCCATATCTGATGACAGTGAACGATTTGCCATTACATATCCGCAAACACTGACATTAATGACTCCGGGCAACAACGACATCTGGGGATATGGTACTACCCGGAATATCACCTGGAGCAGCAGCTTTAAAGGCATAGTGGATATTGATCTTTATAAAGCCGGTTCATTTTACCGCACTGTTGACCGTGCTGTTGAAACAACCAGCGTATCAGACAACACGTATGCCTGGATTATCCCGTCTGATATTCCTGAAGGAGCAGATTACCAGATCAGCGTAACCCATTCATCAGACCGGTCAACATTTGACATGAATGATGGATATTTTTCAATTGCCGACCCGAATGCAAATAATGATCCGGTTGCCATAGATGATTCTGCAACAACAGAGCAGGAAACAGCCGTTATAATCTCTGTGCTGGCAAACGATAATCCCATTGATGGCGAAACCCTGAAAATTTCTGCAATAACCCAGGGTGAAAACGGTACGGTTGTTATCAATGGAGACAATACAATAACCTATACTCCGGCTTCAGGTTTTGCAGGTTCTGATTATTTTACATACACTGTTATAAGTACCGGCAACGGCGTTAAAACAGCAACAGTTTATATTACAGTTTCAGAAGGCATTGTTATCTGCGATACCTGGGAACTGCCTCCGGGAGCGGGAACTTTGGCAAAAGATGAGGCTGGCAATGTGTATGCAGTCGGCGGATTCAGAGACAGCATCACACTAGGAAACGATTCTCCTGTAACCCTTACGGCTGACGGCTTGTCCGCAATATATATTGCAAAATACTCCCCGTCCGGCAGCCTGATATGGGCACAGAAAGCCACGGCAGAATATGGTGAAATTGCCCCCAATATCGCAGTGGATAAAACAGGTAATCTCTATATCAGCGGATATTATCAATACACCATGAATATTTACAATGGAGATGCTGTTTTTAAAACCCTCAGCGAGGAAGGTATTGGCGGATATGAAGTTTTTATTGCCAAATACAATCCGTTAGGCCAGCCGGTATGGGCTGAAATGGCAGGGGGACAATGGGATGATTTCGGAGAGTCCCTGATGGTGGACAGCGCATCCGGTTATCTTTACATTGGCGGGAGTTTTGACGGCATTCTGAATCTTGGAAGCGGAGCGTCTGCTACCACGCTGAATTCGGCAGATGATAATGTTGATATGTTCCTTGCTAAATATACACTTAATGGAACTCTGGTGTGGGCAAAAAATGTTGCAGGAGGAACAGCCAGTATTTTCTCCATTGCATCAGATGGAGCAGACGGTGTGCTTGCAACAGGATATTATGAAGAAAATGTAACATTCAGCGGAGCTTCACCTGTTACTCTTACCGGTACAAGAAGCCGTCAGTTTTTCATTGCAGAATTCAGTGCGGACAACGGACAGGCAAAATGGGCACAGAAAGCAAACGGATATAACAGTATTGGCCGTGATGTTGCTGTTGATGATACTGGTAATATTTATGTTACAGGAACTTTTAACCAGACCTGTGATTTTTATAACGGCAATACTGTATTTAAAACTCTGAACAATTATCAGGATAGAGATGAAATGTTCATGATTAAATACAATGCAAACGGAACTCCTGAATGGATAAGACAGGCTGGCGGTTCATCCTATGACAGTGGAGAGGCAATTACTTTTGATGGAAACAAAAATCCTGTGTTTATCGGCTCTTTTTATCAATATCCGGCTGAATTTACAAAAGATGCATCCGGCCAGACCATAGTGAGCAATACCTCCGGAATTGCAACATATGATGCAAACGGCAATTTTCAGGGATTTATGGAACCCGGAACCGGAATGCTAATTGCAGAAACATCCGGTAATCCTGCTATCATTGGTAAAGATGGCGTTGTCAGCCCATGCGGAACAATTTCTGTCAATAATCCGCCTGTGGTAGTAGATGACACGGCGAACACAATTGAAGAACAGCCAGTAACCATTAATGTCCTGGATAATGACTCAGACCCGGATGGCGATACCCTGAGTGTAACAAATGTTACCCAGGGCGCAAACGGCGGAGTTATGATTGATACAGGCGGATTGACCGTTACCTACACGCCAAATGCCGGATTTATGGGAACAGATACGTTTGAATACACAGTCAGCGATGGTAATGGCGGCGTATCAACTGCCTCAGTCAGCATTCTTGTAGAAAGCGGAGCATCAGCCCTGAGTGTAACAGATATACAGCCATCCGATACAGGCGCAGTAACTGTAAATCAGGTCTTCACATTTACGCTGAATGAGCCGGTAACTGCCGGAACATGTTACAGCAGCATCAGCCTTGAAGACAGTAATGGAACCTCTGTTTCCATCAATACTGTAATCAACGGCAATGGTCTGACAATTGAACCTGCTACTACTCTGGCATCAGGAATGGATTATATCCTGACCATCCCTGTCTGCGCTCTGGAAGGAGCAACCGGAGGCAATGCTTTGTCTGAGGATATTTTACATGCCTTTACAACCGAAAGCGGTTCAACATCCGTTATATTCACAGACATAACAGCCGGAAATGATCATACAGTGGCATTGGACAGTGACGGGAATGTATGGGCATGGGGCGGAAACAACTACGGACAGGTTGGAGACGGAAGTGTTGAAGACAGGCTCACACCGGTTCAGGTTCAGGGGGTAAGCAATATTACGGAAATTGCTGCGGGTGCATGGCACACGCTTGCTCTGGATATATACGGCTCTGTATGGGCCTGGGGATATAACCCGGATGGGCAGCTTGGCAACGGAACTCAGATTAACTCATCTGTACCGGTAAACGTATCCGGCCTGACCGATATAATTGCCATTGCAACCGGAAATTCTCATTCCATTGCCCTGAAAGGAGACGGCACAGTCTGGACATGGGGTAAAAACAGTTCATATCAACTGGGGCACGGTCTTGGTGATACAACAGATGAGCTTATTCCTGGTCAGGTGCCGAATCTGTTCAATGTCATTGATATTGCAGGCGGATATAACTTCACCACTGTGCTGAAGCAGGATCGTACAGTCTGGTCATGGGGCAGAAATGACAGAGGCCAACTGGGTACCGGCGATATTATAGATCGAAAAGTTCCGGCTCAGGCCCTTCTGGCTGCAAATGCGGATTCAATTTACGGCACTTTGGGAACCCGTGCCTTTGCCATCATGACAGACGGAACAGTTTGGGGATGGGGATATAACGGTATGAACGGTGCTGTTGGAAACGGCAGCGGATGGGATCAGCCTTTTCCTGTGAAAGTTCTTGATAACGCAACTGATCTCTCAGGCGGTGAATGGCATACCATTGCGCTTACATCAGACGGAACTATTAAGGCATGGGGACGAAACGATGAAGGCGAATACGGAAATGGAACCACAAATTACAGTTCAACTCCTGTTCCGGGAGCAGATATTTCAAATGTTATAAATATTGAAGCTGGCCGAGTTTTCACCGTAGCTTTGAAAGAAAACGGCACAATCTGGTGCTGGGGATATAACGGTAAAGGCCAACTTGGAAACAATACAACCGAAAACGCTCTGATTCCTGTTCAGGTAATAATAAAGTAA
- a CDS encoding S-layer homology domain-containing protein, with protein sequence MNQLSKRDYYKFFLVIVISLFHLFGTQDAFAVNLKLGVVYQLPDQKILEKGFAEMQPDIEKDIKDIVNTIAGGKNFTERINESNGEVIKLNLVIQTDAPWKYSHCQEEISKKDYQYLKDYAELLKTLNVKWTPVLGIADPPHWVESVYTNEPGGHAMPFPYESDAWNHTEKWVQGFIENLKEYIGVNNVIEEIFISNEMMFHPNSEIVRENYKDVDKGEKVKNLLIKLRRFVLEALNDQNKDIPVSWKFADITVASQENRELCGLTDETLAELFSHKGKDENGDPNSNYTKVDIIGLNLYEGLPKADCTNIATRQNDYQKVGFNGKIYFTEYNSLSQDKKDDQSEEQGLFDRGELKNCIITSYQNGGVYWTYFKWNGLPASPPHEGPIQQEQKDDLYEAFNELLVNATDKNQICKNFPDVEKGIWFCPYVEKLHLAGIVKGDDADGYYRPGRNVNRVEFLKMALEAEYGITLREKDEFKYELIENPFPDVPKAEWFAPYVAFAKNNGIVQVDGDDFLPGGEISRAEAVRILIHSFNITLNYKEGEKAVNEVFDDVQDINKDYYRYVYTGLEENIIEGYPDGFNCEMQQDGRKHFCPDKIINRAEAAKIVCIARYGENTCRNITCCDDK encoded by the coding sequence ATGAATCAGTTATCAAAGAGAGATTATTATAAATTTTTTTTGGTGATAGTTATTAGTCTATTCCATCTTTTTGGAACACAAGATGCTTTTGCAGTTAATTTGAAATTGGGAGTTGTATATCAATTACCGGATCAGAAGATACTTGAAAAAGGTTTTGCGGAAATGCAGCCCGATATCGAAAAAGATATTAAAGATATTGTTAACACTATTGCTGGCGGTAAAAATTTTACTGAAAGAATCAATGAAAGCAATGGAGAAGTTATTAAACTCAATCTTGTCATTCAAACTGATGCCCCATGGAAATATTCTCATTGTCAGGAAGAAATCAGTAAAAAAGATTATCAATATCTGAAAGATTACGCAGAATTACTTAAAACATTAAATGTTAAATGGACACCAGTTTTGGGAATTGCTGATCCACCGCACTGGGTTGAAAGTGTATATACTAATGAACCTGGTGGGCACGCAATGCCTTTTCCTTATGAATCAGATGCTTGGAATCATACTGAAAAATGGGTTCAGGGCTTTATTGAAAATTTGAAGGAATACATTGGTGTTAATAATGTCATAGAGGAAATTTTTATTTCCAATGAAATGATGTTTCATCCTAACTCTGAGATTGTAAGAGAAAATTATAAAGATGTAGATAAAGGAGAAAAAGTTAAAAATCTTCTCATAAAACTAAGGCGTTTTGTATTAGAGGCTTTAAATGATCAAAATAAAGATATACCGGTAAGCTGGAAATTTGCTGATATTACAGTTGCATCTCAAGAAAATAGAGAGCTATGCGGTTTGACAGATGAAACATTGGCAGAACTTTTCTCTCATAAAGGAAAAGATGAAAATGGAGATCCGAATTCAAATTATACGAAAGTAGATATAATTGGTCTTAATCTTTATGAAGGCTTGCCAAAGGCAGATTGTACGAATATTGCTACCAGACAAAATGATTATCAGAAAGTAGGTTTTAATGGAAAAATATATTTTACTGAATATAATTCTCTGTCTCAGGATAAAAAGGACGATCAATCTGAAGAACAAGGTCTTTTTGATAGAGGTGAATTAAAAAATTGTATCATAACATCATATCAAAATGGTGGTGTTTACTGGACTTATTTTAAATGGAATGGACTACCTGCATCTCCTCCTCATGAGGGGCCAATACAACAAGAGCAAAAAGACGATCTTTATGAAGCATTCAATGAACTTTTGGTTAATGCAACAGATAAAAACCAAATATGCAAAAATTTTCCAGACGTTGAAAAAGGCATATGGTTTTGCCCATATGTTGAAAAATTACATCTGGCTGGTATCGTCAAAGGTGATGATGCAGATGGCTATTATCGTCCAGGAAGAAATGTCAACAGAGTTGAATTTTTAAAAATGGCGTTAGAAGCTGAATATGGAATAACTCTGAGAGAAAAAGATGAATTTAAATATGAGTTGATAGAAAATCCATTCCCTGATGTACCAAAAGCTGAATGGTTTGCCCCCTATGTTGCATTTGCAAAAAACAATGGAATAGTTCAGGTTGATGGTGATGATTTCCTTCCAGGAGGAGAAATTAGCAGGGCAGAGGCCGTCAGGATTCTGATACATTCTTTTAATATAACATTAAATTACAAAGAAGGTGAAAAAGCTGTCAACGAAGTATTTGACGATGTTCAAGACATAAATAAAGATTATTATCGTTATGTATATACCGGTCTGGAAGAGAATATTATCGAAGGGTACCCAGACGGGTTTAATTGTGAAATGCAACAAGATGGGCGTAAACATTTTTGTCCAGACAAGATAATCAACAGAGCTGAGGCTGCTAAAATAGTATGTATTGCAAGATATGGCGAGAATACCTGTCGTAATATTACTTGTTGCGATGATAAATAA
- a CDS encoding conjugal transfer protein TraH, whose product MLQYKLKLQCRITGAHCLLAFIILILPVHAGAGWLDDMTVSSTPSMSDVSRGVFVWGGSTSLKIPSSTVRPFHVKMPSIRAGCGGIDAFWGGFSMLDPDMLVQYAQNILSAAPSYAFNLALQTVCENCQAIMTSLNDIANNLNGISMDSCAGAQKLANFGEPLINSMNTDKTTIGEATGRASDWLKERAKNVSDFSASVNDFFNDQNIADKLDPLSRHLAVPDAPNRVLSFWVTVIAENVAVSGSNFSSWQPGFEAAQGFFSSPAQLIEYFRSVSGDFMYRRGSDGTPGPSLLAGTLSSDNEGDATTPADKPGTQVIARDATYHTDLEISPTGVATIKNPLDSIARFNNLIGTSLNSMTPDDNYTTQTQTSGGWSGFPDPGKTITCNRESIISLLPPVGGYSTPLAYFQNDLQNIMSNLDASTGNSGATTNLNSYMLYQEFPVYVFTNKIGLLSQEYPGIIPEVVENLAVIGTYSYITARLNHVLGYGSQLLSRSLHAIHQLKDKEYPHAQELETWIKDAQHSISQEQKWMKTAMYDRTEASLKKISQEIKKYIELEKSIKNAVSSSIFSVTYKLTQNE is encoded by the coding sequence ATGCTCCAATACAAACTCAAATTGCAGTGCAGAATAACCGGTGCTCATTGTCTTCTGGCATTTATTATCCTGATACTGCCGGTTCATGCAGGTGCCGGATGGCTTGATGACATGACTGTATCTTCAACCCCTTCAATGTCTGATGTTTCCCGTGGTGTGTTTGTCTGGGGCGGAAGCACTTCTTTGAAGATTCCAAGTTCAACGGTCAGGCCATTTCATGTGAAAATGCCTTCCATCCGTGCAGGGTGCGGGGGTATTGATGCTTTCTGGGGCGGGTTTTCCATGCTGGACCCGGATATGCTGGTGCAGTATGCTCAGAATATCCTGTCTGCGGCTCCTTCATATGCCTTTAACCTTGCTCTTCAGACAGTGTGCGAAAATTGTCAGGCAATCATGACCAGTCTTAATGATATTGCAAATAATCTTAACGGCATTTCAATGGATTCATGTGCAGGTGCTCAGAAACTGGCAAACTTTGGTGAGCCTCTTATCAATTCCATGAATACGGATAAGACAACCATTGGTGAGGCAACAGGCAGGGCTTCTGACTGGCTTAAAGAAAGGGCAAAAAATGTTTCTGATTTTTCCGCATCTGTGAACGATTTTTTCAATGACCAGAATATTGCTGACAAGCTTGACCCTCTTTCGCGTCATCTGGCTGTTCCTGATGCTCCCAACCGGGTTCTTTCTTTCTGGGTTACGGTTATTGCGGAAAATGTTGCTGTTTCAGGCAGTAATTTTTCATCATGGCAGCCCGGATTTGAGGCAGCCCAGGGATTTTTTTCCAGCCCTGCACAGCTTATTGAATATTTCCGCTCTGTGTCAGGGGATTTCATGTACAGGCGGGGCAGTGACGGTACACCCGGCCCTTCTCTGCTGGCCGGTACGCTTTCTTCAGATAATGAGGGCGATGCCACAACCCCGGCTGATAAGCCCGGTACACAGGTTATTGCCCGTGATGCAACCTATCATACAGACCTGGAAATCAGCCCGACAGGTGTTGCAACAATAAAAAATCCCCTGGACAGTATTGCCAGATTCAATAACCTGATTGGAACTTCTCTTAACAGTATGACACCGGATGACAATTATACAACCCAGACACAAACTTCAGGAGGATGGTCAGGCTTTCCTGATCCTGGCAAGACCATTACCTGCAACAGGGAATCAATTATAAGTCTTCTGCCTCCGGTAGGAGGATATTCAACACCCCTGGCTTATTTTCAGAATGATCTGCAAAATATCATGAGCAACCTGGATGCAAGCACAGGCAACAGCGGAGCAACCACAAACCTCAACAGCTATATGCTCTACCAGGAGTTTCCTGTTTATGTGTTTACCAATAAAATCGGGCTTCTGTCCCAGGAATATCCGGGGATTATACCTGAAGTAGTTGAAAATCTGGCTGTAATCGGAACCTATTCCTATATCACTGCAAGGCTCAATCATGTTCTGGGATACGGCAGCCAGTTATTATCCCGGTCTCTTCATGCCATTCACCAGCTCAAGGACAAGGAATATCCCCATGCTCAGGAACTGGAAACCTGGATAAAAGATGCGCAGCATTCCATTTCCCAGGAACAGAAATGGATGAAAACTGCCATGTATGACCGCACTGAAGCCAGCCTGAAAAAGATCAGCCAGGAAATAAAGAAGTACATTGAGCTTGAAAAGTCCATCAAGAATGCGGTCAGCAGTTCCATTTTTTCCGTAACATATAAACTGACTCAAAATGAATAA
- a CDS encoding MFS transporter, producing the protein MKNRLISNLWKLYIIRIIRWFLLFMPVIVLFFKENGLTMSEVLLIQSIFSIGVIVFEIPSGYFGDIIGRKASIAVGSVLSFIGFLIYSLSNGFWGFLSAELILGFGVSFISGSDSALLYDTLAAIGMEGDYLKIESRMISIGNFSEGVAGIIGGFLATITLRTPLLIETIIIFFAIPLSITLYEPERIKPDNTDGNFKTILKIFRYAICEHQELKLVIIYSGFLGSSTLTMVWFIQPYFGLSGLPLSLFGLVWAVLQFSVGIFTLYAKKLEKKLGRFRVLILLCILSFTGYTIVGLFQSLWAVPFILIFYFVRGIGVPLLREYINSLITSDIRATILSINSMAVRIVFAIAGPVIGCLNDQLSLPDALLMAGFIFVVPGILSLWFLNNIVFSKNHKILQKHI; encoded by the coding sequence ATGAAAAACAGGCTCATATCAAATCTCTGGAAACTATACATCATCAGAATCATTCGTTGGTTTTTGCTGTTTATGCCGGTTATTGTCCTGTTTTTCAAGGAAAATGGTTTAACTATGTCTGAAGTGCTGCTGATTCAGTCAATATTTTCCATAGGAGTCATAGTCTTTGAAATCCCATCCGGCTATTTTGGCGATATTATTGGCAGAAAAGCATCTATTGCAGTTGGTTCGGTTTTAAGCTTTATCGGTTTTTTGATTTATTCCCTCTCTAATGGATTCTGGGGATTTTTGAGCGCAGAACTGATCCTTGGCTTTGGTGTCAGTTTTATATCTGGATCAGATTCGGCACTATTATATGATACTTTGGCAGCAATTGGCATGGAAGGTGATTATTTAAAAATCGAAAGCAGAATGATTTCAATCGGCAACTTTTCCGAAGGTGTTGCAGGTATCATAGGAGGATTTCTTGCAACAATTACATTAAGGACACCACTGTTGATTGAGACGATTATTATCTTTTTTGCAATCCCGCTTTCAATTACTCTTTATGAGCCGGAAAGGATAAAACCGGATAACACAGATGGAAATTTCAAAACCATATTGAAAATTTTCAGATATGCCATCTGTGAACATCAGGAATTAAAGCTGGTTATAATTTATTCAGGCTTCCTGGGTAGTTCTACCCTTACAATGGTATGGTTTATACAGCCGTATTTTGGACTTTCAGGTCTGCCGCTTTCTTTGTTTGGATTAGTATGGGCAGTCTTGCAGTTCTCTGTTGGGATATTTACACTGTATGCCAAAAAATTAGAAAAAAAACTTGGCAGATTCAGGGTGCTTATTTTGCTCTGTATTCTGTCTTTTACAGGTTATACAATAGTGGGGCTGTTTCAGTCACTGTGGGCTGTTCCTTTTATATTAATATTTTACTTTGTTAGAGGAATCGGTGTGCCGTTACTAAGGGAGTACATCAATTCATTAATTACATCTGACATAAGGGCGACGATATTATCAATTAACAGCATGGCTGTAAGAATTGTTTTTGCCATTGCAGGACCGGTTATCGGCTGCCTGAATGATCAACTTTCTTTGCCTGATGCACTGTTGATGGCAGGTTTTATATTTGTTGTACCTGGTATTTTATCACTCTGGTTTTTGAACAATATTGTTTTTTCAAAAAATCATAAAATATTACAAAAACACATATAA